In the genome of Taurinivorans muris, one region contains:
- the gyrA gene encoding DNA gyrase subunit A has protein sequence MEHTEHTELFPQLDIEKELRQSYLDYSLSVIVGRAIPDARDGLKPVHRRILFAQSILNNTYRNAHKKCARIVGDVIGKYHPHGDSSVYDALVRMAQDFNMRDPLEDGQGNFGSIDGDSAAAMRYTEVRMSRLAGEFLADIEKETVDFRDNYDGSEQEPTVLPTKIPNLLVNGSSGIAVGMATNIPPHNLGELCDALLLLINDPDTGVDELMQFVKGPDFPTGGQVYAGQGLVDAYRTGRGIVKMRGRMEVKERGKNTQSIVITEIPYAVNKSGLVEKIAALVNDRRIEGVSDLKDLSDRNGIRIEVELKRGTIPDLVINALYKYTPMESSFGINMLAVLNNRPVLFNLKSALTCFLDHRREVIIRRSRFDLNKAEARAHIVEGLLKALDIIDEIVALIKASETPQIAKQGLADTFGFTEIQAQSILDMRLQRLTGLEHDKLQEEFDELMKLIAYLKSVLEDSEVLRGVMRDEMVMVKENYATERKTEVVGEALSGIDIEDLIPDEEVVITLSRRGYIKRTTLGNYQQQKRGGKGIAGLNTGDDDFVQDFITTTNHQYLCLFTNKGRMYQLKVYQVPEGSRTAKGMHIANLLPLEKEEFVANVLTVREFAENQHFFFATRSGMVKKSSAALYEKCRKSGLIALSIKDDDELIAVHQVEESDTIVLATKMGMAIRFSCQDVRSMGRGASGVKGISLRKNDEVVSCLPIKDDDNTTEIMSISELGYGKRTCVELYRRQNRGGIGIINFKVSPKTGNVIGSIPVTDEDSLILLTSTNKIIRLGVKEISSYGRATMGIRLVSLDDNATVVGYDTVPTGKGDEDGADTE, from the coding sequence ATGGAACATACAGAACATACGGAATTATTTCCGCAACTCGATATTGAAAAGGAATTGCGCCAATCGTATCTGGACTATTCCTTAAGCGTCATTGTGGGACGCGCCATTCCCGATGCGCGTGACGGCTTGAAACCCGTGCACAGGCGTATCCTGTTCGCCCAGTCCATTTTGAACAACACCTACCGCAACGCCCATAAGAAATGCGCGCGTATCGTCGGCGACGTCATCGGTAAATATCACCCTCACGGGGACAGTTCCGTGTACGACGCCCTTGTGCGTATGGCGCAGGATTTCAATATGCGCGACCCGCTGGAAGACGGTCAGGGCAACTTCGGTTCCATTGACGGCGACAGCGCCGCTGCCATGCGTTACACCGAAGTGAGAATGAGCCGTTTGGCAGGGGAATTTTTGGCTGATATTGAAAAAGAAACGGTTGATTTCAGGGATAACTACGACGGCAGCGAGCAGGAACCGACTGTTTTGCCGACGAAAATCCCCAATCTTCTGGTCAACGGTTCTTCCGGTATCGCGGTCGGCATGGCGACGAATATTCCTCCCCATAATTTGGGGGAACTTTGCGACGCGCTGCTGCTTTTGATCAATGACCCGGATACGGGCGTCGACGAACTCATGCAATTTGTCAAAGGCCCTGATTTTCCGACAGGCGGGCAGGTCTATGCGGGACAAGGACTTGTGGATGCCTACCGCACGGGACGGGGTATTGTTAAAATGCGCGGACGCATGGAAGTCAAGGAACGGGGAAAAAATACGCAGTCTATTGTCATTACTGAAATTCCTTATGCCGTGAACAAGTCCGGTTTGGTGGAAAAAATCGCCGCCCTTGTCAATGACAGACGCATTGAAGGCGTTTCCGATCTTAAGGACCTGTCCGACAGAAACGGCATACGCATCGAAGTGGAACTCAAACGGGGCACCATTCCCGATTTGGTCATCAATGCCTTGTATAAATATACGCCGATGGAATCTTCTTTCGGTATCAACATGCTGGCTGTTTTGAACAACAGACCGGTGCTGTTCAATTTAAAATCGGCGCTGACCTGCTTTTTGGACCATAGGCGGGAAGTCATCATCCGCCGTTCCCGTTTTGATTTGAATAAGGCGGAAGCGCGGGCGCATATTGTTGAGGGCTTATTAAAAGCTCTTGACATTATTGATGAAATTGTCGCTTTAATCAAAGCGAGCGAAACCCCGCAAATTGCGAAGCAGGGACTTGCGGACACGTTCGGATTTACGGAAATTCAGGCACAGAGCATTCTTGACATGCGTTTGCAGCGTCTTACCGGTCTTGAACACGACAAACTGCAGGAAGAATTTGACGAGCTCATGAAACTTATCGCCTATCTCAAGTCCGTTTTGGAAGACAGCGAAGTTCTGCGCGGCGTCATGCGCGATGAAATGGTCATGGTGAAAGAAAACTACGCCACGGAACGCAAAACCGAAGTTGTGGGTGAAGCGCTTTCCGGCATTGACATCGAAGACTTGATTCCCGACGAGGAAGTCGTGATCACCCTTTCCCGCCGCGGTTATATCAAACGCACCACCCTGGGCAATTATCAGCAGCAGAAACGGGGCGGCAAAGGCATTGCGGGCTTGAACACCGGGGACGACGATTTCGTGCAGGATTTCATTACCACCACAAATCACCAATACTTATGCCTCTTCACCAATAAGGGCAGAATGTACCAACTGAAAGTCTATCAGGTTCCGGAAGGAAGCAGAACGGCGAAAGGCATGCATATAGCCAACCTCCTGCCTTTGGAGAAAGAGGAGTTTGTCGCGAATGTGCTTACGGTTCGCGAGTTTGCGGAAAATCAGCATTTCTTCTTCGCAACCCGTTCCGGCATGGTGAAAAAATCAAGCGCCGCCCTTTATGAAAAATGCCGTAAAAGCGGCTTGATAGCCTTGAGTATCAAGGATGATGACGAACTTATCGCCGTGCACCAGGTGGAAGAAAGCGATACCATTGTTCTTGCCACGAAAATGGGCATGGCGATACGTTTTTCCTGTCAGGACGTGCGCAGCATGGGACGCGGCGCGTCCGGCGTGAAAGGTATCAGCCTGCGTAAGAATGATGAAGTCGTCAGCTGCCTGCCCATAAAAGATGATGACAACACGACCGAAATCATGAGCATATCCGAACTGGGCTATGGAAAGCGGACCTGCGTCGAGCTTTACCGCAGGCAAAACCGCGGCGGTATCGGCATTATCAATTTCAAGGTAAGCCCCAAAACCGGAAATGTGATCGGCTCCATTCCCGTAACGGACGAAGACAGCCTTATCCTGCTCACTTCCACCAACAAGATTATCCGCTTGGGCGTAAAGGAAATCAGTTCCTACGGACGCGCAACCATGGGTATACGCCTTGTGAGCCTTGACGATAATGCGACTGTTGTGGGTTACGATACGGTGCCGACGGGCAAAGGCGATGAAGACGGCGCGGATACCGAATAA
- a CDS encoding tetratricopeptide repeat protein, with translation MKKCLIFCLIFFVLTLFNIQIHDVQANEYDFKEEIQSDIKTQLLFGDFREAVMELKRITVSNAFSPEEKLAILEKNFLICKNAAKYREAGEVLELAYLIAPAKEEILEQVHDKLTTFYAGIKNWDKCVNSHFYYLQNVKVDEEKKKVVFFEIVQAYQQMRQYEKAKLVLGELLLLCKTDADFAYVYFYQARGSFNKNEYEKAIKLYEKALSFEALPDKETGTALYQTGFCHEILGEKKNALQYYEKALPLYGNGQVVKKRMERLQATGNKSGI, from the coding sequence ATGAAAAAATGTTTGATATTCTGCCTGATTTTTTTCGTTCTTACGCTTTTTAACATTCAAATCCATGACGTGCAGGCGAACGAATACGATTTTAAAGAAGAAATTCAAAGTGATATAAAAACACAGCTGCTGTTCGGAGATTTCAGAGAAGCTGTCATGGAGCTGAAACGGATTACGGTAAGCAACGCCTTTTCTCCCGAAGAAAAACTCGCGATTTTGGAAAAGAATTTTCTGATTTGCAAAAATGCCGCAAAATACCGTGAAGCGGGGGAAGTTCTGGAACTGGCATATTTGATCGCTCCCGCCAAGGAAGAAATTTTAGAGCAGGTGCATGATAAGCTGACAACGTTTTATGCCGGCATTAAGAATTGGGACAAATGCGTCAACAGCCATTTTTATTATCTGCAAAACGTGAAAGTGGACGAAGAAAAGAAAAAAGTCGTTTTTTTTGAAATAGTGCAGGCGTATCAGCAAATGCGCCAATATGAAAAAGCGAAGCTCGTGCTCGGGGAATTATTGCTTTTATGCAAAACCGATGCGGATTTCGCTTATGTTTATTTTTATCAGGCAAGGGGAAGTTTCAATAAAAACGAGTATGAAAAAGCCATAAAACTTTATGAAAAAGCATTGAGTTTTGAAGCCCTGCCCGATAAGGAAACAGGAACGGCGTTATATCAGACGGGTTTTTGCCATGAAATTTTGGGTGAAAAGAAAAACGCGCTGCAATATTATGAAAAGGCGCTGCCCCTTTACGGCAACGGGCAGGTTGTGAAAAAACGCATGGAACGTTTGCAGGCTACCGGAAACAAGAGCGGAATATGA
- a CDS encoding sensor histidine kinase codes for MKSSRLLIIIKNSFNNSWLFKRKVSQQTLGLAQLFSWISFVVIILFSIFLSVFIASNTRSSLINSQESYALLLAENMNRQIFRRFTLPVAYASGRVTLSEPDQYRLLDEVVNSLMHGLRIESIRIFDMNEMVAYSTDKEELQNTDLSTQGVKNVFEQKGHSFEVTSKMSFLQALFTPNLPDETFTLRTVYPLTIDYDLAPFRNISEEEKPVLGALEIMQDVTDLYKIAIRSQWTILFGFTLSVLILFVLLQIIAKLAERIISERIKRTKQLEAELNQSEKLASMGRMVSSIAHEIRNPLGIIKSSSEYLIGRGNMDKTGTQLIKAIYDESKRLSNTVSDFLDYAKPRKAGEDEVNLTEIVEKVLAFLKPSFTEKNIAVHVLLPERLCIRGDADLLYRAVYNVFVNAEQAMKKDGKLTVRGEQKYDFVYLSFTDSGTGFKGDVSQFLDPFYTTKDTGTGLGLPIVQSIIKAHNGNLALRNAEENGAVLGACVEFVLPVSHESTEEKNDGKLYF; via the coding sequence ATGAAGTCTTCACGCCTGCTTATCATCATAAAAAACAGTTTTAACAACAGCTGGCTGTTCAAAAGAAAAGTCAGTCAGCAAACCTTGGGGCTTGCGCAGCTTTTTTCCTGGATTTCTTTTGTCGTCATCATTCTTTTCAGTATTTTCCTGTCCGTGTTCATCGCCTCGAACACAAGAAGCAGTCTGATCAACAGTCAGGAATCCTATGCGCTTCTTCTTGCGGAAAATATGAACAGGCAAATTTTCCGGCGTTTCACCCTGCCCGTCGCCTATGCCTCAGGGCGCGTGACCCTTTCCGAGCCTGATCAGTACCGCCTTCTCGACGAAGTGGTCAATTCCCTCATGCACGGTCTGCGCATTGAATCCATACGCATTTTCGATATGAATGAAATGGTCGCGTATTCCACCGACAAGGAAGAACTGCAAAATACGGACCTTTCCACCCAAGGGGTGAAAAATGTCTTTGAACAAAAAGGGCACAGCTTTGAAGTCACGTCAAAAATGAGTTTCTTGCAGGCGCTGTTCACGCCTAATTTGCCCGATGAAACGTTCACGCTCCGCACCGTGTATCCTTTGACCATCGATTATGATCTGGCTCCGTTCAGAAATATCAGCGAAGAGGAAAAACCCGTGCTCGGAGCGCTCGAAATCATGCAGGACGTCACGGATCTTTATAAAATCGCCATCCGCTCGCAGTGGACCATATTATTCGGTTTCACGCTTTCCGTTTTGATTTTGTTCGTGCTTTTGCAAATCATCGCCAAGCTTGCGGAACGTATCATTTCCGAGCGTATCAAGCGCACGAAACAGCTTGAGGCGGAACTCAACCAAAGCGAAAAACTGGCGAGCATGGGACGCATGGTTTCGAGCATTGCCCATGAAATCCGCAATCCTTTGGGTATCATCAAATCAAGCTCCGAATATTTGATCGGCCGCGGAAATATGGATAAGACGGGCACCCAGCTGATCAAGGCGATTTATGACGAATCAAAACGTCTCAGCAATACGGTTTCGGACTTTTTGGACTATGCGAAACCGCGCAAGGCGGGCGAGGATGAAGTCAACCTTACGGAAATTGTGGAAAAGGTTCTGGCGTTTTTAAAACCTTCGTTTACGGAAAAAAATATCGCCGTTCATGTTTTGCTTCCCGAAAGGCTCTGTATCCGCGGGGACGCCGATTTGCTGTACAGAGCCGTATACAATGTTTTTGTGAATGCGGAGCAGGCTATGAAAAAAGACGGGAAGCTGACGGTACGGGGCGAACAGAAATACGATTTCGTTTATTTGAGTTTCACCGACAGCGGAACCGGGTTTAAAGGCGATGTTTCGCAATTCCTCGACCCTTTTTACACGACGAAAGATACGGGAACGGGACTCGGACTGCCTATCGTGCAAAGCATAATCAAAGCCCACAACGGAAATCTGGCTTTGCGCAATGCGGAGGAAAACGGCGCTGTCCTTGGCGCCTGCGTCGAATTTGTCCTGCCGGTTTCCCATGAAAGCACGGAAGAAAAAAACGACGGAAAACTATATTTTTAG
- a CDS encoding sigma-54-dependent transcriptional regulator, with the protein MANGRVLIIDDEKNYLLILQAILEDEGYEVTTINDPEMVMPYLEDSEVDVVITDMKMPKITGKELLEHVKKNYPRLPVLIMTAFGSIESAVEVMRHGAFDYITKPFANDELLLSLHNAMELSKTHRQYQILRESLEERFSSHQIIGKSKAILETLALVDRVAQSKSSVLICGEAGTGKSSIARALHFASPRKDMPFVAVNCKAFTIESLDVELFGQESSGVNDTVAMKRGRIELADQGTLYLSEIGALSMELQVKLLRVLQDKNIERVGGTEPIPVDVRIVVSTAEDLNQFVLQGKFREDLLYRLNVVKINMPPLRERREDIPLLVAHFINKICAENNMPQKYVSNEALNYLNGYEWQGNIRQLQNVVERCVIMVAHKEIGVEDLPPEIKDEDAQFKSAVDLLPPTMDLAETLDKIEGAVIRRALVRADFVQSRAAEMLGISRSLMQYKLKKYNITGH; encoded by the coding sequence ATGGCGAACGGCCGCGTATTGATCATAGATGATGAAAAAAACTATTTGCTTATCTTGCAAGCTATTTTGGAAGATGAGGGATATGAAGTGACGACGATCAACGACCCTGAAATGGTCATGCCCTATTTGGAGGATTCCGAAGTCGACGTTGTGATTACCGATATGAAGATGCCGAAAATCACGGGAAAGGAACTGCTCGAACACGTGAAGAAGAATTATCCGCGCCTGCCCGTGCTCATCATGACGGCTTTCGGCAGTATCGAAAGCGCGGTCGAAGTCATGCGGCACGGCGCCTTCGATTACATAACAAAACCTTTCGCCAACGATGAACTTCTGCTTTCTTTGCACAATGCCATGGAATTGTCCAAAACCCACAGGCAATACCAAATCTTGCGCGAAAGCTTGGAAGAACGCTTCAGCTCCCATCAGATCATCGGCAAATCCAAAGCCATATTGGAAACCCTCGCCCTTGTGGACAGGGTTGCGCAGTCGAAATCTTCCGTTTTGATCTGCGGTGAAGCGGGAACCGGCAAATCTTCCATAGCGAGGGCTTTGCACTTCGCTTCCCCACGCAAGGACATGCCTTTCGTGGCTGTCAACTGCAAGGCGTTCACGATAGAAAGCCTCGATGTGGAGCTTTTCGGGCAGGAAAGTTCCGGGGTGAACGATACGGTCGCCATGAAGCGCGGACGTATCGAACTGGCGGACCAGGGAACCTTGTATTTGAGTGAAATCGGGGCTTTGTCCATGGAATTGCAAGTGAAACTTTTAAGGGTTTTGCAGGACAAGAATATCGAACGCGTGGGCGGAACGGAGCCCATTCCCGTTGATGTGCGCATTGTGGTGAGCACGGCGGAAGATTTGAACCAGTTCGTTTTACAGGGAAAATTTCGGGAAGATTTGCTTTACCGGCTCAATGTGGTGAAAATCAACATGCCGCCTTTGCGGGAACGGCGTGAGGACATTCCGCTTTTGGTCGCCCATTTCATCAATAAGATTTGCGCGGAAAACAATATGCCGCAAAAATACGTGAGCAACGAGGCGCTTAACTATCTCAACGGGTACGAATGGCAGGGCAATATCCGCCAGCTGCAGAACGTGGTCGAGCGCTGCGTGATCATGGTCGCCCATAAGGAAATAGGCGTTGAAGATCTGCCGCCGGAAATCAAGGACGAAGACGCGCAGTTCAAAAGCGCGGTGGATTTGCTGCCGCCGACCATGGATTTGGCTGAAACTTTGGATAAAATCGAAGGAGCGGTTATCCGCCGCGCCCTTGTGCGGGCTGATTTCGTGCAGTCACGCGCCGCCGAAATGCTCGGCATTTCCCGCAGCCTCATGCAGTACAAACTCAAAAAATACAATATCACAGGACATTGA
- the dnaJ gene encoding molecular chaperone DnaJ: protein MSKRDYYEVLGVDRSAGAEEIKKAYRKIAFENHPDRNPGNKEAEARFKEAAEAYDVLRDNEKRAHYDRFGHSDFGAGFGGFSNEDIFSQFGDIFENLFGFGGGGSRSQNRPTVGDDLRYNLKITFRQAAKGDDVRLTIPRTASCPDCGGTGAAKDSKQEQCTQCKGMGQVFVQQGPFRFASTCPKCHGKGTTVSKPCPRCKGDGHIQEKRELTVHIPAGVYDGARLRLRGEGEAGTNGGPNGDLYVVIHIEADKVFDREGQNLIYSTKIPFTKAALGAKIKVPTLDEEIEFEVPKGTQSGAIYQVKGKGLPYPGEKRTGDLLIEVIVETPTDLSADQTELLKALDTLFEKKEQKLSTKIKNKIKEIIS, encoded by the coding sequence ATGAGCAAAAGAGATTATTACGAAGTTCTCGGGGTGGACCGTTCCGCCGGTGCCGAAGAAATCAAAAAAGCCTACCGCAAAATTGCTTTTGAAAACCATCCGGACAGAAATCCGGGCAACAAGGAAGCCGAAGCGCGTTTTAAAGAAGCGGCTGAAGCCTACGATGTTTTACGCGACAATGAGAAAAGGGCGCATTACGACAGGTTCGGACACAGCGATTTCGGCGCCGGTTTCGGCGGATTCTCCAATGAAGATATCTTTTCGCAATTCGGGGATATTTTTGAAAATCTTTTCGGCTTCGGCGGAGGGGGTTCCCGTTCCCAAAACCGCCCCACGGTCGGCGATGATCTGCGCTACAATTTAAAAATAACGTTCCGCCAGGCGGCAAAAGGCGATGACGTGCGCCTGACCATTCCGCGCACGGCCTCCTGCCCCGACTGCGGCGGCACAGGCGCAGCCAAAGACAGCAAACAGGAACAATGCACGCAGTGCAAAGGCATGGGACAAGTTTTCGTACAGCAGGGACCGTTCCGTTTTGCAAGCACCTGCCCAAAATGCCACGGTAAAGGCACGACTGTTTCCAAGCCTTGCCCCCGCTGCAAAGGTGACGGACATATTCAGGAAAAACGTGAACTTACCGTACATATTCCCGCCGGGGTTTACGACGGGGCGAGACTGCGCCTGCGCGGCGAGGGCGAAGCGGGCACCAACGGCGGTCCGAACGGCGATTTATATGTCGTCATTCATATCGAAGCGGACAAAGTTTTCGACCGCGAAGGGCAAAACCTTATTTACAGCACGAAAATTCCTTTCACCAAAGCGGCTCTCGGCGCAAAAATAAAAGTTCCCACCCTTGACGAAGAAATTGAATTTGAAGTGCCGAAAGGAACGCAAAGCGGCGCGATATACCAAGTCAAAGGCAAAGGGCTTCCGTACCCCGGGGAAAAACGCACCGGCGATCTTTTAATCGAAGTGATTGTCGAAACCCCGACAGACCTGTCCGCTGACCAAACCGAACTGCTCAAAGCCCTTGATACGCTTTTTGAAAAAAAAGAACAAAAACTTTCAACAAAGATAAAAAACAAAATCAAAGAGATAATCAGCTAG
- the rpoZ gene encoding DNA-directed RNA polymerase subunit omega codes for MARITIEDCQERINNRFLLVQMAIKRVHQFRQGYEPLVSTKNKECVTALREIAAGKILPENMDYFTPVREGEDLQKNLIDD; via the coding sequence ATGGCTCGCATTACCATCGAAGACTGTCAGGAACGTATCAACAACCGTTTTTTGCTTGTGCAAATGGCAATCAAACGTGTGCATCAATTCCGTCAAGGCTATGAACCGCTTGTATCGACAAAAAATAAGGAATGCGTGACTGCTTTGCGTGAAATCGCCGCAGGCAAGATACTTCCTGAAAATATGGATTACTTCACCCCTGTCCGCGAAGGCGAAGATTTGCAAAAAAATCTTATTGACGATTAA
- a CDS encoding DNA translocase FtsK, which yields MKNTVSGKGYPLSFFGVLTRNTRHVRELLGLLFLFLSLLIGISLWSHNINDPTLNQSISSSYEVKNYAGTFGAYLSGFLNDFFGIASYVWVLFFFGMGLGFIVRWVIIPWYSMLGCLILTLCFISFAEATGIGIGDVQGGGFCGAWLYATFHLYFNPIGSAFIWLFCLMAGMELCFHISWVNLFGKIIQFVLRVKNNSKSGDTVFNYEEKTEEKSGNFFKISFKNPFKKEKADDSAPPPLLSVYDEDEDDTDYELSEDDPLGLKSSPLSFADNDETEEETKEDKKENKENGEKAKEEKLKKKSFWSFFSDDKEEPENKDLPPADLLSPVAEQKDAPNQKSLDEKGKKLIECLADFGVMGKLAEILPGPVVTMYEIRPERGVKVKRFEALAKDIAMAIKAVAVRIQAPIPGTDTVGVEVPNDKRQIVSFKEIIQNSAFTESQSKLTLGLGKDIFGTPVSIKMDDMPHLLVAGATGAGKSVCLNSIILSILYKAQPHEVQMLLIDPKRVELSMYNGLPHLVHPVVTDMDLARNALLWAVDEMDQRYKLFETFGMRNITEYNAFVRKNKDKEADGTLAERLKAVENASLQELPFIVIIVDELADLMMQKGKEVEGQIARLGQLARAAGMHIILATQRPSVDVITGLIKNNFPARIAFQVSGSIDSRTILDSAGAEALLGKGDMLYKPRSGGLQRIHGAFVTEEEVRAVVDFWKKQGSPDYKVDFSKYGDTALEPNFDEDDGGYDEMYDVILDWLTDQDVVSISMLQRKFRLGFSRAGRIIDKLEQDGYIEARSGSKPRKVIH from the coding sequence ATAAAAAATACAGTTTCAGGAAAGGGATACCCCCTTTCCTTTTTCGGAGTTCTTACGCGTAACACAAGACATGTACGCGAGCTTTTGGGCTTGCTCTTTTTATTTTTAAGCCTGCTTATAGGGATCAGCCTCTGGAGCCACAATATCAACGACCCCACGCTGAACCAGTCTATCAGCTCGTCCTATGAAGTGAAAAACTATGCCGGCACGTTCGGAGCGTATTTATCCGGTTTTCTCAACGATTTTTTCGGAATAGCCTCCTATGTCTGGGTGCTTTTCTTTTTCGGAATGGGTTTGGGCTTCATTGTGCGCTGGGTCATCATTCCATGGTACAGCATGCTCGGCTGCCTTATTTTAACCCTTTGCTTCATTTCTTTTGCGGAAGCGACCGGCATCGGCATCGGGGACGTGCAGGGAGGGGGATTTTGCGGCGCATGGCTTTATGCCACCTTCCATCTTTATTTCAATCCTATCGGCAGCGCTTTCATCTGGCTTTTCTGCCTTATGGCGGGCATGGAATTATGCTTCCATATTTCATGGGTCAATCTTTTCGGCAAAATCATCCAATTCGTCCTGCGCGTGAAAAACAACAGCAAAAGCGGCGATACGGTTTTTAATTATGAAGAAAAAACCGAAGAAAAATCGGGAAACTTTTTTAAAATATCCTTTAAAAACCCTTTCAAAAAAGAAAAAGCCGACGATAGCGCCCCCCCGCCCCTTCTTTCCGTTTATGACGAAGACGAGGACGATACGGATTACGAGCTGAGCGAAGACGATCCTTTGGGACTGAAAAGCTCGCCCCTTTCTTTCGCGGACAATGACGAAACCGAAGAAGAAACGAAAGAGGACAAAAAAGAAAACAAGGAAAACGGCGAAAAAGCGAAAGAAGAAAAATTGAAGAAAAAAAGCTTTTGGTCGTTTTTTTCCGACGATAAGGAAGAACCTGAAAATAAGGATTTGCCTCCCGCGGACCTTTTATCCCCTGTTGCGGAACAAAAAGACGCTCCCAATCAAAAAAGCCTCGATGAAAAAGGCAAAAAACTCATCGAATGTCTTGCGGATTTCGGCGTTATGGGCAAGCTTGCGGAAATTTTGCCCGGACCTGTGGTCACCATGTATGAGATACGTCCGGAACGCGGGGTGAAAGTCAAACGCTTCGAGGCGCTGGCGAAAGATATAGCCATGGCTATCAAAGCCGTGGCTGTCCGCATACAAGCCCCCATTCCGGGAACGGATACCGTCGGTGTCGAAGTGCCGAACGACAAACGCCAGATTGTCAGTTTTAAAGAAATCATCCAAAATTCCGCGTTCACGGAATCGCAGTCCAAGCTGACCTTGGGGCTCGGCAAAGATATTTTCGGAACGCCTGTCAGCATAAAAATGGACGATATGCCCCATTTGCTCGTGGCGGGAGCGACGGGCGCGGGAAAAAGCGTGTGCCTCAATTCCATTATTTTGAGCATACTCTACAAGGCGCAGCCCCATGAAGTGCAAATGCTGCTGATCGACCCGAAACGGGTGGAACTTTCCATGTATAACGGCTTGCCCCACCTTGTGCACCCCGTGGTGACGGATATGGATTTGGCGCGCAACGCGCTGCTTTGGGCTGTCGATGAAATGGACCAGCGCTATAAGCTTTTTGAAACGTTCGGCATGCGCAACATCACGGAATACAACGCTTTTGTCCGCAAAAACAAGGATAAGGAAGCGGACGGAACCTTGGCGGAACGCCTTAAAGCCGTTGAAAACGCCTCCTTGCAGGAATTGCCTTTCATCGTGATCATTGTTGACGAATTGGCGGACCTCATGATGCAAAAAGGCAAAGAAGTTGAAGGGCAAATCGCGCGGCTCGGACAGCTGGCGCGGGCCGCCGGCATGCACATCATCCTTGCGACACAGCGCCCCAGTGTCGATGTCATCACAGGGCTTATCAAAAATAATTTCCCCGCCCGCATAGCGTTCCAAGTTTCCGGCTCCATAGACTCCCGCACCATTTTGGACAGCGCGGGGGCGGAAGCGCTGCTCGGCAAAGGCGACATGCTCTATAAACCCCGTTCCGGGGGACTCCAGCGCATACACGGCGCTTTCGTCACGGAAGAAGAGGTCCGCGCTGTCGTTGATTTCTGGAAAAAACAAGGCAGTCCCGATTACAAGGTCGATTTCAGCAAATACGGCGATACAGCCCTTGAACCGAACTTCGACGAAGACGACGGCGGGTACGATGAAATGTATGATGTCATTCTCGACTGGCTCACGGACCAAGACGTTGTTTCCATTTCCATGCTTCAGCGGAAATTCAGGCTCGGGTTCAGCCGCGCCGGCCGCATTATCGACAAATTGGAGCAGGACGGCTATATCGAAGCCCGTTCCGGTTCCAAGCCCCGTAAAGTCATTCATTGA
- the efp gene encoding elongation factor P, translated as MYSTTDFKRGLKIELDGTPYEIVEFQHFKPGKGGAMVRTKLRNILNGRVVDNTFRSGEKVGRPDLEQRDMQYLYQEGTDLVFMDMVTYEQLHLKADFCGGKERYLKEAQQVSVLLYNGEPIDIEIPLSLILAVIETEEVAKGDTVNNITKPAKLETGIVIQVPAFVKVGDKVKVNTENDEYLGRE; from the coding sequence TTTCAAACGCGGCTTAAAAATCGAACTTGACGGCACACCTTATGAAATTGTTGAATTTCAGCATTTCAAACCCGGAAAAGGCGGCGCGATGGTGCGTACCAAACTCCGCAATATCCTGAACGGCCGCGTTGTAGACAATACGTTCCGTTCCGGCGAAAAAGTCGGACGTCCCGACCTTGAACAGCGTGACATGCAATATCTTTACCAAGAAGGTACCGATCTTGTCTTTATGGATATGGTCACCTATGAACAGCTCCACCTGAAAGCGGATTTCTGCGGCGGCAAAGAACGCTATCTGAAAGAAGCGCAGCAGGTTTCCGTTCTTCTTTACAACGGCGAACCTATCGATATTGAAATTCCCCTTTCCCTCATTCTTGCCGTCATCGAAACGGAAGAAGTCGCAAAAGGCGATACCGTCAACAACATCACCAAACCCGCAAAGCTTGAAACCGGCATCGTCATTCAGGTTCCCGCTTTCGTCAAAGTCGGGGACAAAGTGAAAGTCAATACCGAAAACGACGAATACCTCGGACGTGAATAA